The proteins below come from a single Chelmon rostratus isolate fCheRos1 chromosome 10, fCheRos1.pri, whole genome shotgun sequence genomic window:
- the l1cama gene encoding neural cell adhesion molecule L1.2 isoform X1, translating into MPHTQRQPVGSRGQCSSRLLPILLLLLPLAARPSQAAIHIPSNFKRPPMISTQPESVTVFSVEDLVMSCEASGNPIPIFRWTKDGKEFDPGSDPELKVSEHAGSTAFYTLSNTMDTLRQYQGKYVCYASNELGTAVSNEAILRTDAPPSQQKEKKVNVRSEEGNSIVLKCNPPQSSMEPIIHWMDWSLHHIQLSERVVVGKDGNLYFAYLKTEDSRDDYTCNVQYLATRTILAKEPITLTVNPSNSVLRNRRPHMMRPTGSHSTYHALRGQTIELECIVQGLPTPKVSWLRKDGELSESRTTKDMFDRRLRFSNISESDGGEYQCIAENSQGKATHTYTVTVEAAPYWINGPVSQLYAPGETVKLDCQADGIPSPTISWTMNGIPLSATDSDSRRSLTASGSLILKDVNFGDTAIYQCQASNKHGTILTNTNVYVIELPPQILTEDGNTYTFTEGKKALLECETFGSPKPKVIWESSRTSFLLADPRVNLLTNGGLEISNVTHDDEGFYTCSVQNSNLSVSAELEVLNRTVILTPPQALKVQPGHTAIFTCLFLVDPKLDSPLIQWRKNDQKLFESHSDEKYTFDGPDLIIANVEPGDEGMYTCQVITKLDMAEASSTLTLCDRPDPPALLQIIDAKHRAVTLSWTPGDDHNSPVLEHVVEFEDQGSKERGWEELKRVGGNVKRASLPLWPYMSYRFRVIAINDVGKSDPSKPSEIHNTPAEAPDNNPEDVRSESTDPDTLLIAWEEMDKRDFNGPDFKYRVMWRQVVGSGPNWHTNYTTAPPFRVNDIGNFSAFDIKVQAVNDKGEGPEPDPVIGYSGEDVPLEAPMDVGVVLMNSTTIRVTWAAVEKETVRGHLLGYKIYLTRIGSRGHHRGRRAREPESIVVVETGANEEKKVISDLRPYSHYTLAVTVFNSKGEGPPSETLSFKTHEGVPGPPMSLVLDSPSETEMTLHWMPPGQPNGILIGYLLQYQQIVEGDDSPMQVETIDDPTVSHLTLKNLDRHSHYRFYLRGRTAAGDGEPIMKKGATTLDGVPPANISLSVGETSVNFSWVAKKRHRNVSFQIHYLKKNDGSKWKTTEKVNSSQCFYQLQGLTPGSHYRLRFTYRNITFWETDIETDGTVTEVQQSFATQGWFIGVVSAIVLLLLILLILCFIKRSKGGKYSVKDKEEGPMDSEARPMKDETFGEYSDLEEKRTASQPSLGEESKLCSEDNLDFNGSSAITTELNLDESLASQFSRRTEGPEALHGLPDNSPLNPNTATPATNGMPNSVTILD; encoded by the exons TCAAGAGGCCTCCAATGATCTCCACACAGCCGGAGTCTGTCACCGTCTTTAGTGTTGAAGACCTCGTCATGAGCTGCGAAGCATCCGGCAACCCTATACCCAT TTTCCGATGGACGAAGGATGGGAAGGAGTTTGACCCTGGCAGCGACCCAGAGCTGAAGGTATCAGAGCACGCTGGCTCAACCGCTTTCTACACACTCAGTAACACTATGGACACCCTGAGGCAGTACCAAGGCAAATATGTCTGCTACGCATCCAACGAGCTGGGGACAGCTGTCTCTAACGAGGCCATACTCCGCACCGATG CTCCCCCAtctcagcagaaagaaaaaaaggtcaaTGTGAGGTCTGAAGAGGGAAACAGTATTGTTCTGAAGTGTAACCCCCCGCAGAGCTCTATGGAGCCTATCATTCACTGGATGGACTGGA GTCTGCACCATATCCAGCTGAGCGAGCGGGTGGTGGTGGGGAAGGATGGCAACCTATACTTTGCCTATTTGAAAACTGAAGACAGCAGGGATGACTACACTTGCAATGTCCAGTACCTGGCAACACGCACCATTCTGGCAAAGGAACCCATCACTCTTACTGTCAACCCCT cCAACTCCGTACTGCGGAACAGGAGGCCCCACATGATGAGACCGACTGGAAGCCACAGCACTTACCATGCGCTCAGGGGCCAGACCATTGAGCTTGAGTGCATTGTCCAAGgcct tccAACTCCCAAAGTGTCGTGGCTGAGGAAGGACGGCGAGCTGTCTGAATCTCGAACCACTAAAGACATGTTCGACCGCCGCCTGCGCTTCAGTAATATCTCTGAGAGCGACGGGGGCGAGTACCAGTGTATAGCCGAGAACTCCCAAGGGAAGgccacacacacttacactgtgactgtggaag CGGCTCCCTACTGGATCAATGGGCCAGTAAGTCAGTTATATGCCCCAGGTGAGACTGTCAAACTCGACTGCCAGGCGGATGGCATCCCCTCTCCTACCATCAGCTGGACCATGAACGGGATCCCCCTCTCAG CTACCGACAGCGACTCAAGACGCAGTCTGACGGCGAGTGGATCTCTAATCCTAAAGGATGTCAACTTTGGAGACACTGCCATCTACCAGTGCCAGGCCTCCAACAAGCACGGGACCATCCTCACTAACACCAATGTCTATGTCATTG agctGCCTCCCCAGATCCTCACTGAAGATGggaacacatacacatttacagaGGGCAAGAAGGCTTTACTGGAGTGTGAAACCTTTGGTTCTCCAAAACCTAAAGTCATATG gGAGAGCAGCAGAACCTCCTTCCTTCTGGCAGATCCCAGAGTAAACCTGCTCACCAACGGGGGGCTGGAGATCTCTAACGTCACACACGACGACGAGGGCTTCTACACCTGCTCTGTGCAGAACAGCAACTTGTCTGTCAGCGCCGAGCTGGAAGTGCTCA ACAGGACAGTGATCCTGACACCTCCACAGGCTCTGAAGGTGCAGCCTGGACACACAGCAATCTTCACTTGTCTGTTCCTTGTTGATCCCAAACTCGACTCTCCACTCATTCAGTGGAGAAAGAATGATCAGAAGCTCTTCGAGTCCCACAGTGACGAAAA ATACACATTTGATGGACCAGACCTGATAATAGCCAATGTAGAACCAGGTGATGAGGGCATGTACACCTGTCAGGTCATCACTAAGCTGGACATGGCTGAAGCCAGCAGCACCCTCACTTTATGTG ATCGTCCAGaccctcctgccctcctccaGATCATTGACGCTAAACATCGTGCAGTCACCCTCAGCTGGACTCCTGGAGATGACCACAACAGCCCTGTGCTAG AGCACGTGGTTGAGTTTGAGGACCAAGGTTCAAAAGAGAGGGGTTGGGAAGAGCTGAAGAGAGTAGGGGGAAATGTGAAGCGGGCCAGCCTCCCTCTGTGGCCATACATGTCCTACCGTTTCCGGGTCATTGCCATCAATGACGTGGGCAAGAGCGACCCCAGCAAGCCATCTGAAATCCACAACACACCTGCTGAAG CTCCAGACAACAACCCTGAAGATGTTAGGAGTGAGTCCACAGACCCAGACACTCTGCTCATCGCCTGGGAG GAAATGGATAAACGTGACTTCAATGGACCTGACTTCAAGTACCGGGTGATGTGGAGGCAAGTGGTGGGCAGTGGGCCCAACTGGCACACCAACTACACAACTGCACCCCCATTCAGGGTCAATGACATTGGCAACTTTTCTGCCTTTGACATCAAAGTGCAGGCTGTCAATGATAAAGGCGAGGGACCCGAGCCAGACCCCGTCATTGGCTACTCAGGAGAAGAtg TTCCATTAGAGGCTCCTATGGATGTGGGTGTTGTACTAATGAACAGCACTACCATCAGAGTGACCTGGGCAGCAGTAGAGAAAGAGACGGTCAGAGGACACCTGCTGGGATACAAG ATCTACTTGACCAGAATCGGCTCCAGGGGCCACCACCGAGGCCGGAGGGCCAGGGAACCAGAGAGCATTGTGGTGGTGGAGACTGGGGCCAATGAGGAGAAGAAGGTGATCAGCGACCTCAGACCATACTCCCACTATACCCTGGCTGTCACTGTATTCAACAGCAAGGGAGAGGGGCCCCCCTCTGAGACACTGTCCTTCAAGACTCACGAGGGAG TTCCTGGTCCTCCCATGTCCCTGGTGCTGGACAGCCcatcagagacagagatgacCCTCCACTGGATGCCTCCTGGCCAGCCCAATGGAATCCTCATCGGATATCTCCTGCAGTACCAGCAAA TTGTGGAGGGCGATGACAGCCCCATGCAGGTAGAGACAATAGACGACCCCACGGTCTCCCACCTCACCCTTAAGAACCTGGACCGCCACAGCCACTACCGCTTCTACCTTAGGGGGCGCACTGCGGCCGGGGACGGCGAGCCCATCATGAAGAAGGGTGCCACCACGCTGGATGGAG TGCCTCCTGCCAACATCAGCCTGTCTGTGGGGGAAACTTCAGTTAACTTCAGCTGGGTGGCCAAGAAGAGACACAGAAATGTTAGCTTCCAGATCCACTACCTCAAAAAAAATG atgGCAGCAAATGGAAGACGACGGAGAAGGTGAACTCCTCTCAGTGTTTCTACCAGCTCCAGGGCCTGACTCCAGGCTCTCATTATCGCCTGCGCTTCACCTACAGAAATATCACCTTCTGGGAAACTGACATCGAGACAGACGGAACAG TCACGGAGGTGCAGCAAAGCTTTGCAACGCAGGGCTGGTTCATTGGTGTTGTGAGCGccattgtgctgctgctgctgatactgCTCATCCTCTGCTTCATCAAGAGGAGCAAAGGGGGGAAATATTCAG TGAAAGATAAAGAAGAGGGTCCGATGGACTCAGAGGCACGGCCGATGAAGGATGAGACTTTTGGAGAGTACAG TGACCTTGAGGAGAAGCGCACGGCCAGCCAGCCCTCCCTGGGCGAGGAGAGCAAGCTGTGCAGCGAGGACAACCTGGACTTCAACGGCAGCAGTGCCATAACCACGGAGCTCAACCTGGATGAGTCGCTGGCCAGCCAGTTCAGTCGGCGCACCGAAGGGCCAGAGGCGCTGCACGGCCTGCCGGACAACTCCCCGCTCAACCCCAACACCGCCACCCCAGCCACCAATGGCATGCCCAACTCAGTCACCATCCTCGATTAA
- the l1cama gene encoding neural cell adhesion molecule L1.2 isoform X2 encodes MPHTQRQPVGSRGQCSSRLLPILLLLLPLAARPSQAAIHIPSNFKRPPMISTQPESVTVFSVEDLVMSCEASGNPIPIFRWTKDGKEFDPGSDPELKVSEHAGSTAFYTLSNTMDTLRQYQGKYVCYASNELGTAVSNEAILRTDAPPSQQKEKKVNVRSEEGNSIVLKCNPPQSSMEPIIHWMDWSLHHIQLSERVVVGKDGNLYFAYLKTEDSRDDYTCNVQYLATRTILAKEPITLTVNPSNSVLRNRRPHMMRPTGSHSTYHALRGQTIELECIVQGLPTPKVSWLRKDGELSESRTTKDMFDRRLRFSNISESDGGEYQCIAENSQGKATHTYTVTVEAAPYWINGPVSQLYAPGETVKLDCQADGIPSPTISWTMNGIPLSATDSDSRRSLTASGSLILKDVNFGDTAIYQCQASNKHGTILTNTNVYVIELPPQILTEDGNTYTFTEGKKALLECETFGSPKPKVIWESSRTSFLLADPRVNLLTNGGLEISNVTHDDEGFYTCSVQNSNLSVSAELEVLNRTVILTPPQALKVQPGHTAIFTCLFLVDPKLDSPLIQWRKNDQKLFESHSDEKYTFDGPDLIIANVEPGDEGMYTCQVITKLDMAEASSTLTLCDRPDPPALLQIIDAKHRAVTLSWTPGDDHNSPVLEHVVEFEDQGSKERGWEELKRVGGNVKRASLPLWPYMSYRFRVIAINDVGKSDPSKPSEIHNTPAEAPDNNPEDVRSESTDPDTLLIAWEEMDKRDFNGPDFKYRVMWRQVVGSGPNWHTNYTTAPPFRVNDIGNFSAFDIKVQAVNDKGEGPEPDPVIGYSGEDVPLEAPMDVGVVLMNSTTIRVTWAAVEKETVRGHLLGYKIYLTRIGSRGHHRGRRAREPESIVVVETGANEEKKVISDLRPYSHYTLAVTVFNSKGEGPPSETLSFKTHEGVPGPPMSLVLDSPSETEMTLHWMPPGQPNGILIGYLLQYQQIVEGDDSPMQVETIDDPTVSHLTLKNLDRHSHYRFYLRGRTAAGDGEPIMKKGATTLDGVPPANISLSVGETSVNFSWVAKKRHRNVSFQIHYLKKNDGSKWKTTEKVNSSQCFYQLQGLTPGSHYRLRFTYRNITFWETDIETDGTVKDKEEGPMDSEARPMKDETFGEYSDLEEKRTASQPSLGEESKLCSEDNLDFNGSSAITTELNLDESLASQFSRRTEGPEALHGLPDNSPLNPNTATPATNGMPNSVTILD; translated from the exons TCAAGAGGCCTCCAATGATCTCCACACAGCCGGAGTCTGTCACCGTCTTTAGTGTTGAAGACCTCGTCATGAGCTGCGAAGCATCCGGCAACCCTATACCCAT TTTCCGATGGACGAAGGATGGGAAGGAGTTTGACCCTGGCAGCGACCCAGAGCTGAAGGTATCAGAGCACGCTGGCTCAACCGCTTTCTACACACTCAGTAACACTATGGACACCCTGAGGCAGTACCAAGGCAAATATGTCTGCTACGCATCCAACGAGCTGGGGACAGCTGTCTCTAACGAGGCCATACTCCGCACCGATG CTCCCCCAtctcagcagaaagaaaaaaaggtcaaTGTGAGGTCTGAAGAGGGAAACAGTATTGTTCTGAAGTGTAACCCCCCGCAGAGCTCTATGGAGCCTATCATTCACTGGATGGACTGGA GTCTGCACCATATCCAGCTGAGCGAGCGGGTGGTGGTGGGGAAGGATGGCAACCTATACTTTGCCTATTTGAAAACTGAAGACAGCAGGGATGACTACACTTGCAATGTCCAGTACCTGGCAACACGCACCATTCTGGCAAAGGAACCCATCACTCTTACTGTCAACCCCT cCAACTCCGTACTGCGGAACAGGAGGCCCCACATGATGAGACCGACTGGAAGCCACAGCACTTACCATGCGCTCAGGGGCCAGACCATTGAGCTTGAGTGCATTGTCCAAGgcct tccAACTCCCAAAGTGTCGTGGCTGAGGAAGGACGGCGAGCTGTCTGAATCTCGAACCACTAAAGACATGTTCGACCGCCGCCTGCGCTTCAGTAATATCTCTGAGAGCGACGGGGGCGAGTACCAGTGTATAGCCGAGAACTCCCAAGGGAAGgccacacacacttacactgtgactgtggaag CGGCTCCCTACTGGATCAATGGGCCAGTAAGTCAGTTATATGCCCCAGGTGAGACTGTCAAACTCGACTGCCAGGCGGATGGCATCCCCTCTCCTACCATCAGCTGGACCATGAACGGGATCCCCCTCTCAG CTACCGACAGCGACTCAAGACGCAGTCTGACGGCGAGTGGATCTCTAATCCTAAAGGATGTCAACTTTGGAGACACTGCCATCTACCAGTGCCAGGCCTCCAACAAGCACGGGACCATCCTCACTAACACCAATGTCTATGTCATTG agctGCCTCCCCAGATCCTCACTGAAGATGggaacacatacacatttacagaGGGCAAGAAGGCTTTACTGGAGTGTGAAACCTTTGGTTCTCCAAAACCTAAAGTCATATG gGAGAGCAGCAGAACCTCCTTCCTTCTGGCAGATCCCAGAGTAAACCTGCTCACCAACGGGGGGCTGGAGATCTCTAACGTCACACACGACGACGAGGGCTTCTACACCTGCTCTGTGCAGAACAGCAACTTGTCTGTCAGCGCCGAGCTGGAAGTGCTCA ACAGGACAGTGATCCTGACACCTCCACAGGCTCTGAAGGTGCAGCCTGGACACACAGCAATCTTCACTTGTCTGTTCCTTGTTGATCCCAAACTCGACTCTCCACTCATTCAGTGGAGAAAGAATGATCAGAAGCTCTTCGAGTCCCACAGTGACGAAAA ATACACATTTGATGGACCAGACCTGATAATAGCCAATGTAGAACCAGGTGATGAGGGCATGTACACCTGTCAGGTCATCACTAAGCTGGACATGGCTGAAGCCAGCAGCACCCTCACTTTATGTG ATCGTCCAGaccctcctgccctcctccaGATCATTGACGCTAAACATCGTGCAGTCACCCTCAGCTGGACTCCTGGAGATGACCACAACAGCCCTGTGCTAG AGCACGTGGTTGAGTTTGAGGACCAAGGTTCAAAAGAGAGGGGTTGGGAAGAGCTGAAGAGAGTAGGGGGAAATGTGAAGCGGGCCAGCCTCCCTCTGTGGCCATACATGTCCTACCGTTTCCGGGTCATTGCCATCAATGACGTGGGCAAGAGCGACCCCAGCAAGCCATCTGAAATCCACAACACACCTGCTGAAG CTCCAGACAACAACCCTGAAGATGTTAGGAGTGAGTCCACAGACCCAGACACTCTGCTCATCGCCTGGGAG GAAATGGATAAACGTGACTTCAATGGACCTGACTTCAAGTACCGGGTGATGTGGAGGCAAGTGGTGGGCAGTGGGCCCAACTGGCACACCAACTACACAACTGCACCCCCATTCAGGGTCAATGACATTGGCAACTTTTCTGCCTTTGACATCAAAGTGCAGGCTGTCAATGATAAAGGCGAGGGACCCGAGCCAGACCCCGTCATTGGCTACTCAGGAGAAGAtg TTCCATTAGAGGCTCCTATGGATGTGGGTGTTGTACTAATGAACAGCACTACCATCAGAGTGACCTGGGCAGCAGTAGAGAAAGAGACGGTCAGAGGACACCTGCTGGGATACAAG ATCTACTTGACCAGAATCGGCTCCAGGGGCCACCACCGAGGCCGGAGGGCCAGGGAACCAGAGAGCATTGTGGTGGTGGAGACTGGGGCCAATGAGGAGAAGAAGGTGATCAGCGACCTCAGACCATACTCCCACTATACCCTGGCTGTCACTGTATTCAACAGCAAGGGAGAGGGGCCCCCCTCTGAGACACTGTCCTTCAAGACTCACGAGGGAG TTCCTGGTCCTCCCATGTCCCTGGTGCTGGACAGCCcatcagagacagagatgacCCTCCACTGGATGCCTCCTGGCCAGCCCAATGGAATCCTCATCGGATATCTCCTGCAGTACCAGCAAA TTGTGGAGGGCGATGACAGCCCCATGCAGGTAGAGACAATAGACGACCCCACGGTCTCCCACCTCACCCTTAAGAACCTGGACCGCCACAGCCACTACCGCTTCTACCTTAGGGGGCGCACTGCGGCCGGGGACGGCGAGCCCATCATGAAGAAGGGTGCCACCACGCTGGATGGAG TGCCTCCTGCCAACATCAGCCTGTCTGTGGGGGAAACTTCAGTTAACTTCAGCTGGGTGGCCAAGAAGAGACACAGAAATGTTAGCTTCCAGATCCACTACCTCAAAAAAAATG atgGCAGCAAATGGAAGACGACGGAGAAGGTGAACTCCTCTCAGTGTTTCTACCAGCTCCAGGGCCTGACTCCAGGCTCTCATTATCGCCTGCGCTTCACCTACAGAAATATCACCTTCTGGGAAACTGACATCGAGACAGACGGAACAG TGAAAGATAAAGAAGAGGGTCCGATGGACTCAGAGGCACGGCCGATGAAGGATGAGACTTTTGGAGAGTACAG TGACCTTGAGGAGAAGCGCACGGCCAGCCAGCCCTCCCTGGGCGAGGAGAGCAAGCTGTGCAGCGAGGACAACCTGGACTTCAACGGCAGCAGTGCCATAACCACGGAGCTCAACCTGGATGAGTCGCTGGCCAGCCAGTTCAGTCGGCGCACCGAAGGGCCAGAGGCGCTGCACGGCCTGCCGGACAACTCCCCGCTCAACCCCAACACCGCCACCCCAGCCACCAATGGCATGCCCAACTCAGTCACCATCCTCGATTAA
- the ribc1 gene encoding RIB43A-like with coiled-coils protein 1 has protein sequence MYKVDLPVDQSVEKAVDRRRSAEITRKARIFNTRLRVMGIDIDALNQQVQEKKHHQSMERQRDRAFDKLRKYHDDVLLQQDIDEREKRGAVQTDLTHYWATHQRVEDSRDADLKCGLKGAFRITIPEGELGPASMQVFQGEGMEEEQKRREQMKRTERDLRAQKEDNERRRMGDKRRETLVSKELVLQDLRGVRLCAVEEECKKAACIALDNYNQALAAEQAEKRRERHRREERENLAEIMHTMTSDMMTECAEAAEGEVRGGRPPRVLIDKWKGMSPEQLSAIHREREKQRLERQRQRDAEKAQNAAWGLQLLKLSRAAEEEERREAELRRERRIQTDRYNMQLAREQQAYQEELNKVLYTNKPTKDYFSQFNTSSR, from the exons atgtaCAAAGTGGATTTGCCTGTTGACCAGTCCGTAGAAAAGGCTGTGGACAGGCGTAGGTCTGCAGAGATAACACGCAAGGCCCGGATCTTCAACACTCGGCTCCGTGTGATGGGCATCGACATTGATGCTCTCAACCAACAGGTCCAGGAGAAAAAGCATCACCAGAGCATGGAGAGGCAGCGGGACAGAGCATTTG ATAAGCTGAGGAAGTATCATGatgatgtgctgctgcagcaagaCATTGACGAGAGAGAGAAGCGGGGAGCTGTGCAAACCGACCTGACCCATTATTGGGCCACTCATCAGCGTGTAGAGGACTCCAGAGATGCTGATCTCAAGTGTGGCCTGAAGGGGGCATTCAGGATCACCATTCCAGAGGGTGAGCTGGGGCCTGCCAGTATGCAAGTCTTTCAG GGAGAGGGAATGGAAGAGGAgcaaaagaggagagagcaaatgaagaggacagaaagagatcTGCGAGCACAGAAGGAAGACAATGAGAGAAGGCGCATGGGAGACAAGCGCAGAG agacGCTCGTGAGCAAAGAGCTGGTGCTTCAGGACCTTAGGGGGGTTCGGCTGTGTGCAGTAGAGGAGGAGTGTAAGAAAGCTGCCTGCATCGCGCTTGACAACTACAATCAAGCTCTG GCTGCAGAGCAGGCAGAGAAGCGGAGGGAGCGgcacaggagagaggaaagggagaatCTCGCCGAGATCATGCACACGATGACGTCCGACATGATGACAGAGTGTGCAGAGGCAGCggagggagaggtgagaggaggaaggcCTCCCCGGGTTCTGATAGACAAGTGGAAGGGGATGAGTCCTGAACAGCTGAGCGCCAtccacagggagagagaaaaacagcgTCTTGAGAGGCAG AGACAACGTGATGCTGAGAAGGCTCAGAATGCAGCCTGGGGACTCCAGCTTCTGAAGCTGtcgagagcagcagaggaggaggagaggagagaggcagagctgaggagggagaggaggattCAGACGGACCGTTACAACATGCAGCTggccagagagcagcaggcatA TCAGGAGGAACTGAACAAGGTGCTGTACACCAACAAACCCACCAAGGACTACTTTTCTCAATTCAACACCAGCTCCCGCTGA